The sequence below is a genomic window from Thermoflavifilum sp..
GATGTGAATGATGACGGATTTTCCGACTTGCCTTTTCTCAGGCAATTCACCATACAGCCGGGCCTATACTGGTATGGATCGGATAGCAGCAAACTCTGGACGGTATTTCATGTGTTTCACGAAAACCGCGTGGGTGGCGATATGCAGGCCATCGCCCACGGTTCCGATAGCCTGCATGCGTTTTTGCAACGCAGCCTGACCTCCCGGGTAGATCAAGAAGCTGCATGTCGGCGAAGGGTTGGGAATAGCTGGCTCACGGCCAAGCTCAGCTGGGTACATTATCAACGGCAATTGAATGCTTTTAAAGGGAATCAGTTCAGTGTGTATTCCGAAGTGAACGATCAAATCAATCTGGGCGCGCACCGATTGATTGCCGGCATGAACTGGCTTGTGGATGATTATCATCCCGAATCATCCGCTGGAGCCCCTCCTGCATATCATTATCATACCTGGGGATTGTTTGGACAGGATGACTGGAAATTATCCCGCAGGCTGACGCTGGAGCTCGGACTCCGGCAGGACTGGCATTCCCGGTATGGTGCTTTTTTTCTTCCCGCTGCAGCGGTATTATGGAATCTTCTGCCGGCGCTGCAGGTGCGGGTGGGCCGCGGAGAAGGATATAAAGTTCCGAGCCTGTTTAATGCACAGTCGGAAGAAGTGGGCTATACCCGGATAAGCCCTTTATCCTCCACGATTACGGCTGCCCGGTCGTATAGCTGGAATGCAGACATATTTTATCATCATACCTGGAACAACGGACTGGTATGCAGTGTGGACCAGGCCGTATATCGCATGCGGCTGGAGCATGCGCTGATATCCACTCAGGATAGCCTTTCCGGTGCGCTGAGTTTCACCAGCGCCCCCGCCCCAATCGTGTCTACGGTCAGTGAAACCAATATCCATCTCAGGTTCCGTCGTCTGGAAGGATACTGGGGGTATACCTGGGTGCATGCCCTGCGGAAATATGATGCTGCGCATCCCCGGCTGCCTTTAACCCCTGCATCCAGATTGGTTTCTACTTATCTGTACGAGGTGCCCGGAGCGTTCAAATGCGGATTGGAAGCTTTTTATACCGGTCGTCAGTATCTCGATCAGGGCACGCGTACCCGATCGTTCTGGACTTTCGATATCATGGTGGAAAAAATCATCGGTCCGGTGAATATTTTGCTGAATGTGGAAAACATCACCGATACCCGGCAATCGCGCTGGGGGCCCATCTTTAGTGGATCCGTATCCCATCCGCAGTTTGCGGAGATTTATGCTCCGTTAGACGGACGGGTAATTAATCTTTCATTGAAATGGAATCTGTTGTCAAGCAGGCAAGATGATGTAGATTAAGTCTTTTTCATAGTTTTGTGGCAGCACAGTGGAAGTAGCACAGTTGGTAGTCCCGGCTCAGCCGGGATCCCAGGCTATCGGGCCGTGGGTTCATGAAAGGGGTAAAAAAGCGGAAGTAGCTCAGATGGTAGTCCCGGCTCAGCCGGGATCCCAGGCTATCGGGCCGTGGGTTCATGAAAGGGGTAAAAAAGCGGAAGTAGCTCAGATGGTAGTCCCGGCTCAGCCGGGATCCCAGGCTATCGGGCCGTGGGTTCATGAAAGGGGTAAAAAAGCGGAAGTAGCACAGATGGTAGTCCCGGCTCAGCCGGGATCCCAGGCTATCGGGCCGTGGGTTCATGAAAGGGGTAAAAAAGCGGAAGTAGCACAGATGGTAGTCCCGGCTCAGCCGGGATCCCAGGCTATCGGGCCGTGGGTTCATGAAAGGGGTAAAAAAGCGGAAGTAGCACAGATGGTAGTCCCGGCTCAGCCGGGATCCCAGGCTATCGGGCCGTGGGTTCATGAAAGGGGTAAAAAAGCGGAAGTAGCTCAGATGGTAGTCCCGGCTCAGCCGGGATCCCAGGCTATCGGGCCGTGGGTTCATGAAAGGGGTAAAAAAGCGGAAGTAGCTCAGATGGTAGTCCCGGCTCAGCCGGGATCCCAGGCTATCGGGCCGCGGGTTCATGAAAGGGAAAAAAGCGGAAGTAGCACAGATGGTAGTCCCGGCTCAGCCGGGATCCCAGGCTATCGGGCCGTGGGTTCATGAAAGGGGTAAAAAAGCGGAAGTAGCTCAGATGGTAGTCCCGGCTCAGCCGGGATCCCAGGCTATCGGGCCGTGGGTTCATGAAAGGGGTAAAAAAGCGGAAGTAGCTCAGATGGTAGTCCCGGCTCAGCCGGGATCCCAGGCTATCGGGCCGCGGGTTCATGAAAGGGAAAAAAGCGGAAGTAGCTCAGTTGGTAGAGCATCAGCTTCCCAAGCTGAGGGCCGCGGGTTCGACTCCCGTCTTCCGCTCTACAGTATAGCTCACCTTTGCATGCGATCCGTCATCTGATTTGATGGACATCTGGCTTCCACCGTGTTTGTCGTGGGGGGAAATAGCAACCTTGCTCAGCAGGTGTTCAATAGTACTTTACCAGGGAGGGAGCAGG
It includes:
- a CDS encoding TonB-dependent receptor — its product is MSIRKLYCWWLPALLMVAALFTEPAHAQRQVWHIQIIDSVTRAPLPGAVVADTVHQEARIAPPSGWLSWPLPQHQPLRLQISCVGYQTRWIAVHAAEDDTLRITLAPLAQQIGEVMISATRIPQPIQDIPLHVQLVDADDIEEGTAMSPGNIRELLTELSGTQIQQTSAVSGYAGIRLLGLGTEYTQLLKDGFPLYGGLSGSLSMLQIPPLDLQRVEVIKGASSTLYGGDAIAGVINLVSKEPGFRPVWTTVLNQTLKKGTDAGTYFSMRGPHLGTTIMGTYSRQQAVDVNDDGFSDLPFLRQFTIQPGLYWYGSDSSKLWTVFHVFHENRVGGDMQAIAHGSDSLHAFLQRSLTSRVDQEAACRRRVGNSWLTAKLSWVHYQRQLNAFKGNQFSVYSEVNDQINLGAHRLIAGMNWLVDDYHPESSAGAPPAYHYHTWGLFGQDDWKLSRRLTLELGLRQDWHSRYGAFFLPAAAVLWNLLPALQVRVGRGEGYKVPSLFNAQSEEVGYTRISPLSSTITAARSYSWNADIFYHHTWNNGLVCSVDQAVYRMRLEHALISTQDSLSGALSFTSAPAPIVSTVSETNIHLRFRRLEGYWGYTWVHALRKYDAAHPRLPLTPASRLVSTYLYEVPGAFKCGLEAFYTGRQYLDQGTRTRSFWTFDIMVEKIIGPVNILLNVENITDTRQSRWGPIFSGSVSHPQFAEIYAPLDGRVINLSLKWNLLSSRQDDVD